A DNA window from Linepithema humile isolate Giens D197 chromosome 6, Lhum_UNIL_v1.0, whole genome shotgun sequence contains the following coding sequences:
- the LOC105671434 gene encoding putative fatty acyl-CoA reductase CG5065, with amino-acid sequence MGTTSTQTNSEHTPDEVHSTGISLDAFFAETVILLTGATGFLGKALLEKLLRACPRVATIFILIRPKRGQTIEERYKELLENPIFDRIRSEFPGALNKVYPVKGDVGMPELGLEPQDKDMLIQRVNIVFHGAATVRFNESLKIAVNLNTRGTDRMLDLCRRMANLISIIHISTAYSNADRREIEESIYTTEVKPYTVIDICENLDDETIEIIEKRLVGKHPNTYTLTKGLAEQIVLSKGHGLPIAIVRPSIICAAYREPFPGWIDNTCGITGIMTEISRGTVRSLVCNANLIVDVVPVDYVVDTLICASWHNVVQRTDTINIYNCTSSTIHPITWREFGNLVTKHAIESPSKYMMWYPDFTFRTNKFIHTIIVATLHFLPAFIVDLILRMRGDKPIMMKITKRFESAAKTGEFFATNEWKFYVDNMTKLVKFVEISGDCKNFDLDIRNLDWNTYLHQYMLGIRKYILKDNPDTLNNARNRLSRLYWMHKLSKIFSLLVLFGMIKYAGR; translated from the exons ATGGGGACGACAAGCACACAGACCAATTCGGAACACACACCCGACGAGGTTCACTCGACAGGAATTTCGCTCGACGCATTCTTCGCCGAGACAGTGATCCTTCTAACCGGCGCTACTGGTTTCCTAGGAAAAGCCCTCTTGGAGAAGCTACTGCGCGCGTGTCCACGTGTTGCAACGATTTTCATCTTGATCCGTCCAAAAAGAGGTCAAACCATCGAGGAACGCTACAAGGAGCTCCTAGAGAATCCA ATTTTCGACAGAATTCGATCGGAATTCCCCGGCGCTTTAAACAAGGTTTATCCTGTGAAGGGTGATGTCGGTATGCCGGAGCTGGGACTCGAGCCGCAAGATAAGGATATGTTAATACAGAGAGTTAACATTGTTTTTCACGGCGCGGCCACTGTGCGTTTTAACGAATCTCTGAAAATAGCCGTCAATCTGAACACAAGGGGCACGGATCGTATGCTGGATTTGTGCAGACGCATGGCAAATCTTATCAGCATCATACACATTAGCACGGCCTACAGTAATGCCGATCGACGAGAAATTGAAGAATCGATATACAC CACAGAAGTGAAGCCGTACACGGTGATTGACATATGTGAAAATCTGGACGACGAAACGATAGAAATAATTGAGAAAAGACTTGTCGGCAAGCATCCGAATACTTACACGTTGACTAAAGGTTTGGCGGAGCAAATTGTATTGTCCAAAGGACATGGTTTACCGATCGCGATCGTACGACCGAGTATAATCTGCGCTGCATATCGAGAACCATTTCCAGGTTGGATAGACAATACTTGCGGCATTACAG gTATAATGACGGAAATAAGTCGGGGCACTGTTAGAAGCCTCGTGTGTAACGCAAATTTAATAGTAGACGTTGTACCTGTTGACTATGTTGTCGATACGCTAATATGCGCGTCTTGGCATAACGTTGTGCAACGCACCGATACAATCAACATTTACAATTGTACCAGTAGTACGATACACCCTATCAC ATGGCGTGAATTCGGAAATCTTGTGACAAAGCATGCTATAGAATCACCGTCCAAATATATGATGTGGTATCCAGATTTCACGTTTAGgacaaacaaatttattcataCTATCATAGTAGCTACGTTGCATTTTTTACCTGCGTTCATCGTAGATCTTATATTGAGAATGCGAGGCGACAAGCCTAT AATGATGAAAATCACTAAGCGATTCGAGAGCGCCGCGAAAACCGGCGAGTTTTTCGCGACAAATGAGTGGAAATTTTACGTGGATAATATGACGAAGCTAGTAAAATTTGTAGAGATATCGGGGGATTGTAAGAATTTTGACTTAGATATCAGAAATTTGGATTGGAACACATACTTGCATCAGTACATGTTAGGAATCAGAAAGTACATTTTGAAAGACAATCCAGATACATTAAACAATGCTCGAAATCGCTTATCGAG ATTATATTGGATGCAcaaattaagcaaaatattcagtttattagttttatttggAATGATCAAATACGCCGGTCGGTGA